Genomic segment of Oceanimonas sp. GK1:
GGCCTGCTCGATCTGGGCTATGTCGCCTTTTACGCCGTGGGCGCCTACAGCTACGCCCTGCTCAACGCCTACTTCGGTTTCGATTTCTGGACCTGCCTGCTGATTGGCGGCGCCCTGGCGGCCACCTTCGGTTTTTTGCTGGGCTTTCCGGTGCTGCGGCTGCGGGGGGACTACCTGGCCATCGTGACCCTGGGCTTTGGCGAGATCATCCGCATTCTGCTCAACAACATGACCGAGCTGACCGGCGGCCCCAACGGCATTGCCGGCATACCCAAACCCACCCTGTTCGGGCTGGAGTTCGAGCGCCGGGGGGACAACACCTTTCACGAGTTTTTCGGCATTGCCTACAACTCCGGACACAAGGTGATCTTTTTGTACCTGCTGGCACTGGTGCTGGTGGTATTGACCATCTTTATCATCAACCGCCTGCTGCGCATGCCGCTCGGGCGGGCCTGGGAGGCGCTGCGCGAGGACGAAATCGCCTGCCGCTCCCTCGGGCTCAACCCGACGCTTATCAAGCTCAGCGCCTTTACTATCGGCGCCGCTTTTGCCGGTTTTGCCGGCTGCTTCTTTGCCGCCCGCCAGGGTTTTATCAGCCCCGAGTCGTTTGTGTTCATTGAGTCGGCCATCATTCTCGCCATTGTGGTGCTGGGGGGCATGGGCTCGCAGATTGGGGTGGTGCTGGCGGCGGTCATCATGACCATATTGCCCGAGCTGACCCGGGAGTTTAACGAGTACCGCATGTTGCTGTTTGGCCTGCTGATGGTGCTGATGATGATCTGGCGGCCTCAAGGGTTGCTGCCCATGCATCGCCCCCACCTGGAGCTGAAATCATGAGCGAGTTGCTGAAGGTATCCGGTCTCACCATGCGCTTTGGCGGCCTGGTGGCGGTGGACGGGGTGGCGCTCGCCATGGACGAGCGGCAAATCGTTTCCATCATTGGCCCTAACGGCGCCGGCAAGACCACGGTGTTCAACTGCCTGTCGGGCTTTTACCGGCCCAGTGGTGGCACGGTGCGCTTTCGCGGTCAGACCATCGCCGGTCAGCCGGGCCACAAAATTGCCCGGTTAGGGATGGTGCGTACCTTTCAGCACGTGCGCCTGTTCAAGGAAATGACGGTGCTGGAGAACCTGCTGGTGGCCCAGCATGCTCATCTGAATACCCATTTTCTCGCCGGCCTGCTGAAAACCCCCGGTTTTCGCCGGGCCGAGCGGGAAGGGCTGCAGCGGGCCCATTACTGGCTGGAAAAGGTCAACCTCACCGACTTTGCCAACCGCGCCGCCGGTAACCTGGCCTATGGCCAGCAACGACGGCTGGAGATCGCCCGCTGCATGGCGGCCCGGCCGGCGTTGCTGATGCTGGACGAGCCGGCGGCCGGGCTCAATCCCTTTGAAACCCAGGAGTTGAACCGGCTGATCCGGGATCTGCGGGACAATGAAGGGGTCAGCGTGCTGCTGATCGAGCACGACATGAAGCTGGTGATGGACATTTCCGATCATATCTACGTGGTCAACCAGGGCCGGCCCCTGGCCGACGGCAGCCCCGAGGCGGTGCGCAGCCATCCCGACGTGATCAACGCCTACCTGGGAGAAGCCTGATGCTGCATGTCGATAATATCTGCGCCCATTACGGCAAGATACAGGCGCTGGAAGACGTGACGGTGCATATCGAGCAGGGGGAGATCGTGACGCTGATCGGCGCCAACGGCGCCGGCAAGACCACCCTGATGATGTCCATTTGTGGCGATCCCCGGCCGTCCCGGGGCCGGGTGGTGTTTGAGGGGCAGGATCTGTCCGGGCTGGATACCGCCGCCATCATGCGCCGGGACATCGCCATTGTGCCGGAAGGGCGGCGTATCTTCGCCCGGCTCACGGTGGAGGAAAACCTGCACATGGGCGCCTTTTTCGTGGACAGGCGCGAGCATGCCGGCCTGATGGCCGAGGTGTTTGCCATGTTTCCCCGGCTGAAGGAGCGGCGCCACCAGCGTGCCGGCACCATGTCCGGGGGCGAGCAGCAGATGCTGGCCATTGGCCGGGCGCTGATGAGCCGGCCCCGGCTGTTGCTGCTGGACGAGCCGTCCCTGGGGCTGGCGCCCATCATCATCAATCAGATCTTCGACACCATTGCCCGGCTGCGCAAAGAAAAGGGCATGACCATCTTCCTGGTGGAGCAAAACGCCAACCAGGCGTTGAAGCTGGCCGACCGGGGCTATGTGCTGGAAAACGGCCGGGTGGTGCTGGCCGACACCGGTGCCGCCCTGCTGGTGAACGAACGGGTGCGCAACGCCTATCTGGGCGGCTGAGGCTGAATTGGGTACACTGGCTGCCACATTATCGAGGAGGAATTCATGGATCAGTTTGCCCATATTTCGGTGGACGACGCCCACATCATGCTGAGCGAAGGCCGGGCCCGGCTGGTGGATATTCGCGACCCCCAGTCCTTTGCCCTGGCGCACGCCGAGGGTGCCTTTCACCTGACCAACGACAGCCTGGTGAGCTTTACCAATGAGGTGGATTACGACGTGCCGGTGATCGTGATGTGTTATCACGGCATCAGCAGTCAGGGCGCGGCCCAGTATCTGGTGAATCAGGGCTTTGAGGAAGTCTACAGCCTGGACGGCGGCTTTGAGGCCTGGCGCCGCAGTCAGCCGGTGGTTGGCCAGTCGTGAAGGCGCTGCTGGTGCTCGACGATCCGCGCCGGGCCCAGGCCTTTGTGGACTACCTGAGTGAGCTCGGTCTGCACTGCGAGCTCACTCAGGACGATAACGGTCATGTGCATATCTGGCTGGTAGACGAAGCCCGCTTTGAGGAGGCCCACCGGGAAGCGAAGCGCTTTCTGGCCGAGCCCTTTCACCCCCGCTATCAGGAAGCATCGTGGAAGCGGGGCGACAGCCACGCCCGCTTTGCCGACGGACCACCGCAACGCGGCTGGGCAAGCGACCTGCTGCGCCAGACCGGCCCGGTGAACCTGCTGGTGCTGCTGGCCTGCCTGCTGGTTTATGGCCTGAGCTGGCTGGGGTTGCCCATGTTCGGGGTGCTGTCCTTTCCGCCCCGGCTGGACGGGCTGCTGGGCGCGGAGTTCTGGCGTGTTTTTACCCCGGCGCTGATGCATTTTTCCCTGATGCACCTGGTGTTCAACCTGTTCTGGTGGTGGTACCTGGGCGGCATGGTGGAAAGGCGCCTCGGCAGCAGCAAGCTGCTGGTGCTGTTGCTGGTGGCGGCGGTGCTGCCCAACCTGCTGCAGTTCTGGGCCAGTGGTCCGCGCTTTGGTGGTTTGTCGGGGGTGGTGTATGCGCTGCTGGCCTACGTCTGGTTCAGCGGCCGGCTCAACCCGGCCCGGGGTATCGGCCTGCCCGACGGCATGGCGGTGTTTATGGTGGTATGGCTGGTATTGGGCTTTGCCGATCTGCTGGGGACGCCGGTGGCCAACATGGCTCACCTGGGCGGTGCCCTTATCGGCCTGCTGCAGGCCTGGCTCGATAACCGGCGCCGGGCGGCTTACTGATAGAGAAATTTGGTGAACAGCAGGCGGCGAATCGGGGTTTGCCCGGCTTCCTGCAACAGCAAATCGTTGAGCCGCTGCCGGCCCTCATCGGCCAGGGCGGTACGGGCCGGCAGGGAGCGGATTTCCTGCCGGTTTTTTTCCGCCAGCAGGTCGTTGAGCGCATCCCGCAGCAACGGCATATTGTTTTCCACCAGCGGCAGCTGCTCCGGCCGTTCCAGCATCAGATCCACCGCCACCCGCACATAGCCGAGGTTTTGTCCGGAATGCTGGTAGTTGGTAATAATGTCCGGCGTCATGGTGTAATATATGGGCCCGGCGGGCTCCGCCGCCTCTTCCTGTGCGCTGAGCGGGCCCGAGGCCGCCAGCAGCAGGCAGAAGGCAAGTAACCGAAACATATGAGTCTCCGACAAAGTGAGAGCGGGCATTGTTTAAATATTTGTCGGTCCGGTCAAGTCCATCGGCCGTTTTCTGTATCATGGCCCGAAAAAGCGGTGCTGGTGTTGCCGCCGAAGCAGGACCCAATACCTTGTTATGTCTTTGTCATTTCACCCCACAACCATGACGCCCAGCCTCGACAGTGACTGGCCATGGGGACATTCAGCGCCGGCGTCGCCCCTGTTGTGCGACTGGTTGTATGAACCGGGTTCGCTGACCCAGCGGCTGCGTCGTCACAGCAACGATTTTTGTGTGCGTGTGCTGGCGGAGGCGGTGCTGCGCCCGCTCACGCCGGATCAGGCGGCCCTGCTCCATACCGAACAGGGCTATTGCCGGGAGGTACTGCTGCTGTGTGACGGCGTGCCCTGGGTGTATGCCACCTCGCTGTATTCTTCTGCCACTCAGGCGGCGCTGCCGGCGCTGGGCGGGCTGGGCTCCCGGGCGCTGGGTGAGCTGATGTTCGAAGCGCCGGATCTGCAACGTACGCCGTTTGAGCTGGCGCGGCTCGACTCCAGGGCCTATCACCGTCTGGCGGCACGAGCCGGATTGACGACTGCTGCGCCCGCCACCGGCCCCTGGGCCCGCCGCTCCGCCCTCAGCACCGGCCTGGCCCGGGTGCTGGTGACCGAACTCTTTCTGCCGGCCTCGGCTCCCTATCAGGAAACCGTATCATGACCACGCTGACCTCTCCTTCCCGCCCGCGCTGGCGCGCCTATCTGGCCCTGGCCCGGCTCGACAAGCCCATTGGCACCCTGCTGCTGCTGTGGCCTACCTTGTGGGCACTGTGGATTGCCGCCGGTGGGTTGCCCTCTCCCTGGCTGCTGGTGGTGTTTGTGGCCGGGGTGTTTTCCATGCGCTCCGCCGGCTGCGTGATCAACGACTATGCCGATCGCCATATCGACGGTCACGTCAAGCGCACCCATGCTCGGCCGTTGCCGGCGGGTGAGCTCACCGAGCGTCAGGCGCTGAGCTTTTTTGCCCTGCTGGTGGGCCTTTCCTTTTTACTGGTGCTGACCACCAACGCACTCACCATTGGCCTGGCCTTTGCCGGCCTGTTCTGGGCGGCGCTTTACCCCTTTATGAAGCGCTTTACGCATCTGCCCCAGCTGTTTCTGGGCATCGCCTTCTCCTGGGCCATTCCCATGGCCTTTGCCGCCCAGGCCAACAGCCTGCCCGCCGGGCTCTGGCTGCTGTTTGGCGCCAACCTGACCTGGACCGTGGCCTATGACACCATGTATGCCATGGTGGACAGGGACGACGACCTCAAGATAGGAGTGAAGTCCACCGCCATTCTGTTTGGCCGGCGCGACAAGCTGATCGTCGGCCTGCTGCAGCTGGTTACCCTGCTGCTGCTGGTGGCCGCGGGCCGGGTATTTGAACTGGCCGCGCCCTTTTACTGGGGCCTGCTGGCGGCCGCCGGGCTGTTTGTGTATCAGCAGCGGCTGATCCGCGATCGGGAGCGCATGCCCTGTTTTCGTGCCTTTCTCAACAACAACTACGCCGGCATGGCGGTTTTCGCCGGCCTGGTGCTGGCGCTGTGGTAACCAGGCGGATAGGTGAGCCTGAACAGGGAGGTACTTGCAGCGTGTCGGGAAGTTGCCCCTTTATTCAACCTTCACTATGTCTGCAGACGGGGTGAGGCTTTGGGGCTTGCTCTGGACTCATTACTGGATATACTGACAGTTAACTGTATAAACAGACAGGTTTCATCATGAAGGCCCTTACTCCCCGCCAGTCTCAGGTGCTGGACATCATCAAGGAACACATTCAGCAAACCGGCATGCCCCCCACCCGGGTGGAAATTGCCAAGGTGCTGGGTTTCAAATCCGCCAATGCGGCGGAAGAGCACCTCAAGGCGCTGGCCAAAAAGGGCGTGATTGAAATCATGCCCGGCACCTCCCGGGGCATTCGCCTGGCCGGCGAGGAAGCGGAAGAAGAGCAGGGCCTGCCGCTGGTGGGCAGAGTGGCCGCCGGTGAGCCGATACTGGCCCAGCAGCACATTGAAAGCCATTACCGTCTCGATCCCGGCCTGTTT
This window contains:
- a CDS encoding high-affinity branched-chain amino acid ABC transporter permease LivM, producing the protein MSRLKPSLIAVGLFLLLAGWLLGFRLETEGTRLVVSNRLDASWQWLALGAGLVFLAQLFTEQWRKPFRYLSDRKGNFALPAPEEQPWLYRIVTVLVLAALLVWPFMGSRGAVDLATLTLIYVMLGLGLNVVVGLAGLLDLGYVAFYAVGAYSYALLNAYFGFDFWTCLLIGGALAATFGFLLGFPVLRLRGDYLAIVTLGFGEIIRILLNNMTELTGGPNGIAGIPKPTLFGLEFERRGDNTFHEFFGIAYNSGHKVIFLYLLALVLVVLTIFIINRLLRMPLGRAWEALREDEIACRSLGLNPTLIKLSAFTIGAAFAGFAGCFFAARQGFISPESFVFIESAIILAIVVLGGMGSQIGVVLAAVIMTILPELTREFNEYRMLLFGLLMVLMMIWRPQGLLPMHRPHLELKS
- the livG gene encoding high-affinity branched-chain amino acid ABC transporter ATP-binding protein LivG translates to MSELLKVSGLTMRFGGLVAVDGVALAMDERQIVSIIGPNGAGKTTVFNCLSGFYRPSGGTVRFRGQTIAGQPGHKIARLGMVRTFQHVRLFKEMTVLENLLVAQHAHLNTHFLAGLLKTPGFRRAEREGLQRAHYWLEKVNLTDFANRAAGNLAYGQQRRLEIARCMAARPALLMLDEPAAGLNPFETQELNRLIRDLRDNEGVSVLLIEHDMKLVMDISDHIYVVNQGRPLADGSPEAVRSHPDVINAYLGEA
- a CDS encoding ABC transporter ATP-binding protein; its protein translation is MLHVDNICAHYGKIQALEDVTVHIEQGEIVTLIGANGAGKTTLMMSICGDPRPSRGRVVFEGQDLSGLDTAAIMRRDIAIVPEGRRIFARLTVEENLHMGAFFVDRREHAGLMAEVFAMFPRLKERRHQRAGTMSGGEQQMLAIGRALMSRPRLLLLDEPSLGLAPIIINQIFDTIARLRKEKGMTIFLVEQNANQALKLADRGYVLENGRVVLADTGAALLVNERVRNAYLGG
- the glpE gene encoding thiosulfate sulfurtransferase GlpE, coding for MDQFAHISVDDAHIMLSEGRARLVDIRDPQSFALAHAEGAFHLTNDSLVSFTNEVDYDVPVIVMCYHGISSQGAAQYLVNQGFEEVYSLDGGFEAWRRSQPVVGQS
- the glpG gene encoding rhomboid family intramembrane serine protease GlpG; translation: MKALLVLDDPRRAQAFVDYLSELGLHCELTQDDNGHVHIWLVDEARFEEAHREAKRFLAEPFHPRYQEASWKRGDSHARFADGPPQRGWASDLLRQTGPVNLLVLLACLLVYGLSWLGLPMFGVLSFPPRLDGLLGAEFWRVFTPALMHFSLMHLVFNLFWWWYLGGMVERRLGSSKLLVLLLVAAVLPNLLQFWASGPRFGGLSGVVYALLAYVWFSGRLNPARGIGLPDGMAVFMVVWLVLGFADLLGTPVANMAHLGGALIGLLQAWLDNRRRAAY
- a CDS encoding flagellar basal body-associated FliL family protein, whose product is MFRLLAFCLLLAASGPLSAQEEAAEPAGPIYYTMTPDIITNYQHSGQNLGYVRVAVDLMLERPEQLPLVENNMPLLRDALNDLLAEKNRQEIRSLPARTALADEGRQRLNDLLLQEAGQTPIRRLLFTKFLYQ
- a CDS encoding chorismate lyase, whose product is MSLSFHPTTMTPSLDSDWPWGHSAPASPLLCDWLYEPGSLTQRLRRHSNDFCVRVLAEAVLRPLTPDQAALLHTEQGYCREVLLLCDGVPWVYATSLYSSATQAALPALGGLGSRALGELMFEAPDLQRTPFELARLDSRAYHRLAARAGLTTAAPATGPWARRSALSTGLARVLVTELFLPASAPYQETVS
- the ubiA gene encoding 4-hydroxybenzoate octaprenyltransferase, whose amino-acid sequence is MTTLTSPSRPRWRAYLALARLDKPIGTLLLLWPTLWALWIAAGGLPSPWLLVVFVAGVFSMRSAGCVINDYADRHIDGHVKRTHARPLPAGELTERQALSFFALLVGLSFLLVLTTNALTIGLAFAGLFWAALYPFMKRFTHLPQLFLGIAFSWAIPMAFAAQANSLPAGLWLLFGANLTWTVAYDTMYAMVDRDDDLKIGVKSTAILFGRRDKLIVGLLQLVTLLLLVAAGRVFELAAPFYWGLLAAAGLFVYQQRLIRDRERMPCFRAFLNNNYAGMAVFAGLVLALW
- the lexA gene encoding transcriptional repressor LexA, encoding MKALTPRQSQVLDIIKEHIQQTGMPPTRVEIAKVLGFKSANAAEEHLKALAKKGVIEIMPGTSRGIRLAGEEAEEEQGLPLVGRVAAGEPILAQQHIESHYRLDPGLFHPSADFLLRVQGMSMKNIGIMDGDLLAVHKTQEARNGQVVVARLDDEVTVKRFQRKGSKVSLLPENEELSPIEVDLRTQELIIEGLAVGVIRNGDF